Proteins co-encoded in one Sphingopyxis sp. BE259 genomic window:
- a CDS encoding TonB-dependent receptor domain-containing protein has protein sequence MIRFFSLNSAAALALATAMTSAPATAQDAPDMAPIQNADGTITTSQDIVVLGSIGYRNRSEDQAEPVLSYDSEFFQRFEPLTAGDALKRVPSVTFLSDVIESDGARLRGLPPGYTQILINGEKVPGSNADRSFFLDRIPAELIDRVEIVRSSSARRTGDAVAGTLNIKLRDGYELDGGYLRAGGLYYDDKELEPSVGGVFGGALGPGRFLIGGNFQGRHNPKKKFSLRYNESPENDPNYATDPDVFENREDQTDTRDGKDYSFNATYDIKGDTTDFSVNGFYVHTDRTETERSLEYNHPTNINEPIRATPSGNLTVDNANVATINQDNYSVNGKLAHRWSGGETSLKVGYAYFDEDRFETEYEVEFDRALPRFTGDQTLTGITDKEFSVRLEHEIALGEDTKLLFGGLWQDKDRDTSITAATRDRYNLTAANRQGYDQFTRNPTEFVRTFGAFTPGPGGLNTIEEKRLDGFVLVEGDMPGVKWEAGVRYETTDLTIDDFTVPAAVQRTTNDYAKLLPSASVKIDVGPRGRVIASAARTSRRPEFNFLSPAELEAELGDNDLIGNPLLDPETAWGFDLGYEQRLGRAGIAGVNIFYRKVNDLIELTNIGGPGSEGAGTFNYQPQNVGDGKVWGVEFDLSTDLGFVGLPDTGIFGNISWLDSKINDEFGQRRFNGQSKYVYNFGVIQDIPSVGAAFGATYRKQGRAFDRTVGEEVFTTYGADLEIFVEKRFGKSFTIRAVGANLLNGAKREAFNKFTTIGDQNDRGPGTFDEYELESEKAGPVFQLIARYAF, from the coding sequence ATGATTCGTTTCTTCAGCCTGAATTCCGCCGCGGCGCTTGCGCTGGCAACGGCGATGACGTCCGCTCCCGCCACCGCGCAGGACGCGCCGGACATGGCGCCGATCCAGAATGCCGACGGCACGATCACCACGTCGCAGGACATCGTCGTGCTGGGCAGCATCGGGTACCGCAACCGCAGCGAGGATCAGGCTGAACCCGTGCTGTCCTACGACAGCGAATTTTTCCAGCGCTTCGAACCGCTGACCGCGGGCGACGCGCTGAAGCGCGTGCCGTCGGTGACCTTTCTGTCCGACGTCATCGAAAGCGACGGGGCGCGTCTGCGCGGCCTGCCGCCCGGCTACACACAGATCCTGATCAACGGCGAAAAGGTGCCGGGGTCGAATGCCGATCGCAGCTTCTTTCTCGACCGCATCCCCGCCGAACTGATCGACCGGGTCGAAATCGTTCGCTCGTCATCGGCGCGGCGCACCGGCGACGCGGTCGCCGGCACGCTCAACATCAAGCTGCGCGACGGCTATGAACTCGACGGCGGTTATCTGCGCGCCGGCGGGCTCTATTATGACGACAAGGAACTGGAACCCAGCGTCGGCGGCGTGTTCGGCGGCGCGCTCGGGCCTGGGCGCTTCCTGATCGGCGGCAATTTTCAGGGGCGGCATAACCCGAAGAAGAAATTCTCGCTGCGGTACAATGAGTCGCCGGAAAATGATCCGAACTACGCGACGGATCCGGATGTTTTCGAAAATCGCGAAGACCAGACCGACACGCGCGACGGCAAGGATTATTCGTTTAACGCGACCTATGACATCAAGGGTGACACCACCGATTTCTCGGTGAATGGCTTTTATGTCCACACCGACCGCACCGAAACCGAGCGCAGCCTGGAATATAACCACCCGACCAACATCAACGAGCCGATCCGCGCGACGCCGTCGGGCAATCTGACCGTCGATAACGCCAACGTCGCGACGATCAATCAGGACAATTATAGCGTCAATGGCAAGCTCGCGCACCGCTGGTCGGGCGGCGAGACGAGCCTGAAGGTCGGCTACGCCTATTTCGACGAAGACCGCTTCGAAACTGAATATGAGGTCGAATTCGACCGCGCGTTGCCGCGCTTTACCGGCGACCAGACGCTGACCGGGATCACCGACAAGGAATTTTCGGTGCGGCTCGAACATGAAATCGCGCTTGGCGAAGACACCAAGCTGCTGTTCGGTGGGCTGTGGCAGGACAAGGACCGCGACACGTCGATCACCGCCGCAACACGCGACCGCTATAATCTGACCGCCGCCAATCGGCAGGGCTACGACCAGTTCACCCGCAACCCGACCGAGTTCGTGCGGACTTTCGGCGCGTTCACGCCGGGCCCGGGCGGGCTCAACACGATCGAGGAAAAGCGGCTCGACGGCTTTGTGCTGGTCGAGGGCGACATGCCCGGCGTCAAATGGGAGGCCGGGGTGCGCTATGAAACCACCGATCTCACCATCGACGATTTCACCGTCCCCGCGGCGGTGCAGCGCACGACCAACGATTACGCCAAGCTGCTGCCATCGGCGTCGGTCAAGATCGATGTCGGCCCCCGCGGCCGCGTCATCGCCTCGGCCGCCCGCACCAGTCGCCGCCCCGAATTCAATTTCCTTTCGCCCGCCGAACTCGAGGCCGAACTGGGCGACAACGACCTGATCGGCAATCCGCTGCTCGACCCCGAAACCGCATGGGGTTTTGACCTTGGCTACGAACAGCGCCTTGGCCGCGCGGGCATCGCTGGGGTCAATATCTTCTATCGCAAGGTGAACGACCTGATCGAGCTGACCAACATCGGCGGTCCCGGCTCCGAGGGTGCGGGAACCTTCAACTACCAGCCGCAGAATGTCGGTGACGGTAAGGTGTGGGGTGTCGAATTCGATCTGTCGACCGACCTCGGCTTCGTCGGCCTGCCGGATACCGGAATATTCGGCAACATCTCGTGGCTCGACAGCAAGATCAACGACGAATTCGGCCAGCGCCGTTTCAACGGCCAGAGCAAATATGTCTATAACTTCGGGGTCATTCAGGACATTCCGTCGGTCGGTGCGGCATTCGGCGCCACCTATCGCAAACAGGGGCGGGCGTTTGACCGCACCGTCGGCGAGGAAGTGTTCACCACCTATGGTGCCGATCTCGAAATTTTCGTCGAAAAGCGCTTCGGCAAGAGCTTCACGATCCGTGCGGTCGGCGCGAACCTGCTCAACGGCGCGAAGCGTGAGGCGTTCAACAAGTTCACGACGATCGGCGATCAGAACGACCGCGGCCCTGGCACCTTCGACGAATATGAACTCGAAAGCGAAAAGGCCGGTCCGGTATTCCAGCTGATCGCGCGCTACGCTTTCTGA
- the rpe gene encoding ribulose-phosphate 3-epimerase codes for MTSTPTAVRIAPSILSADFAALGQEVRAIEAAGADWVHIDVMDGHFVPNLTIGPAVVKALRPHSTLPFDVHLMISPVDHFLDAFAAAGADIITVHPEAGPHIHRSIQHIKSLGKQAGVSLNPATPAKMLDYLIDDIDLVLIMSVNPGFGGQSFITSQLRKIEAVRKMIDKSGRDIRLEVDGGIDVNTAPLAIAAGADVLVAGTATFKGGPDAYAGNIRQLRGA; via the coding sequence ATGACTAGTACCCCCACCGCCGTTCGTATCGCTCCATCGATCCTCAGCGCCGATTTCGCCGCTCTGGGCCAGGAAGTGCGCGCGATCGAGGCGGCGGGCGCCGACTGGGTCCATATCGACGTGATGGACGGCCATTTCGTCCCCAATCTGACGATCGGTCCGGCGGTGGTGAAGGCGCTGCGCCCGCATTCGACGCTGCCCTTTGACGTCCATTTGATGATCAGCCCGGTCGATCATTTCCTCGACGCTTTTGCCGCGGCGGGCGCCGACATCATCACCGTCCATCCCGAAGCGGGGCCGCATATCCACCGCAGCATTCAGCACATCAAGTCGCTGGGCAAGCAGGCGGGGGTGTCGCTGAACCCGGCGACCCCGGCGAAGATGCTCGACTATCTGATCGACGACATCGACCTGGTGCTGATCATGAGCGTCAACCCCGGTTTCGGTGGCCAGAGCTTTATCACCAGCCAGCTGCGCAAGATCGAGGCAGTGCGCAAGATGATCGACAAAAGCGGCCGCGATATAAGGCTGGAGGTCGATGGCGGCATCGATGTGAACACCGCGCCGCTGGCGATCGCGGCAGGCGCCGATGTGCTGGTGGCGGGGACCGCGACCTTCAAGGGCGGCCCTGACGCCTATGCGGGCAATATCCGGCAACTGCGCGGCGCCTGA
- a CDS encoding phytase, with product MTAVRISKLLTSLAFASLVAGCAGQAAPVITGLPPVAVTASGETAPVGTGRADAADDPAIWIDPANPARALIIATDKKAGLHVYDLTGKDLAFLKSGLVNNVDIVGDIIVASDRNDGLNAHLAVYRLDGTKPALTALGRAAAGSGEAYGLCLKKTAPSMPMTGAPITAALIVKDGTVRVGTLTVGATPSFAVQWEHKIATQSEGCVFDGDTLYVGEEVGGLWELRQNGNGATARLVAPIDNQRLVADLEGLATIDHKGQRYLIASSQGDNAYAVFRLPSVEYVGRFAVTAGTFGATSETDGIDAIAGNFGPAYPDGIFLAQDGDNAPKAQNFKLVRWNQIAAALGL from the coding sequence ATGACCGCCGTCCGCATATCGAAGCTGCTGACTTCGCTCGCTTTTGCCTCGCTGGTGGCGGGCTGCGCGGGTCAGGCCGCGCCCGTTATCACCGGCCTACCGCCGGTCGCCGTGACCGCGAGCGGCGAGACCGCGCCGGTCGGTACCGGCCGCGCTGATGCCGCCGACGATCCGGCGATCTGGATCGACCCCGCCAACCCGGCCCGGGCGCTGATCATTGCGACCGACAAGAAGGCCGGGCTGCACGTCTATGATCTGACCGGCAAGGATCTGGCGTTTCTGAAGAGCGGCCTGGTCAATAATGTCGATATTGTCGGCGACATCATCGTCGCCAGCGACCGCAATGACGGCCTCAATGCCCATCTGGCGGTCTATCGCCTCGACGGGACCAAGCCCGCGCTCACCGCGCTGGGCCGCGCCGCGGCGGGCAGCGGTGAGGCCTATGGCTTGTGCCTGAAAAAGACCGCACCCAGTATGCCGATGACGGGGGCGCCGATCACCGCGGCGCTGATCGTCAAGGACGGCACCGTCCGCGTCGGCACGCTGACGGTCGGCGCCACCCCCAGCTTTGCGGTGCAATGGGAGCATAAGATCGCGACCCAGTCCGAAGGCTGCGTCTTCGATGGCGACACCCTCTATGTTGGCGAAGAAGTCGGCGGCTTGTGGGAACTGAGGCAGAACGGCAACGGCGCCACGGCACGGCTGGTCGCGCCGATCGACAACCAGCGGCTGGTCGCCGACCTCGAAGGGCTGGCAACGATCGATCACAAGGGCCAACGCTACCTCATCGCGTCGAGCCAGGGCGACAATGCCTATGCGGTGTTCCGCCTGCCGTCGGTCGAGTATGTCGGGCGGTTTGCGGTGACCGCCGGAACGTTCGGCGCGACGAGCGAAACCGACGGGATCGATGCGATCGCGGGCAATTTCGGCCCGGCATACCCTGACGGCATCTTTCTGGCGCAGGACGGCGACAACGCCCCCAAGGCGCAGAATTTCAAGCTGGTGCGCTGGAATCAGATCGCGGCGGCGCTGGGGCTGTAA
- a CDS encoding heparinase II/III family protein has protein sequence MEGRPLNSAPADPPPDLADDAPPIDDSIEPGKRLIRLPADKGLSLGDRVANAITRLTWRTPLHAFRLKGRFPLKLLGVPADPVPGDNRAGTAIRAGHFLHRGLKLPLGELDFAALTVAPTFADYLHSFAWLRDLAATGTRADGVPIAEAVVRHWLGTHGETVSEPAWKADNTAWRILFWASHAPLILSSSDLVYRSAVLNHLARAARHLDRVADKTRPGTGQMVAWVGIVAASLLMPGGEPRQVFGEAGLRKVLETSFYADGGNISRSPQAQLDAVMALSMLAKVYDMRRMEVPPFVQEVLARAVPALLGLLHSDGGMGSWQGSGATSAATVQAIVAASGVRTRPLKQARDWGYQRLVANKVVLLTDAAPPPIARVTEAGCASTLAFELSDGDERIVVNCGGAALTGATIPADLARGLRTTAAHSTLILADTNSTAILPNGTLGKGVTEVELDRRETPQGSRVEMSHDGYARRHGLIHRRLLILSPNGRELRGEDMLLPAPRTRRKGDKGFALRFHLGRNISASLTADKLGALLRINGGTLWQFRTSEGALDIEQSLWVDGEGRPHPTEQLVVTGTTPAGGASIGWIFKHIG, from the coding sequence ATGGAGGGGAGACCGCTCAATTCTGCCCCTGCCGACCCGCCGCCCGATTTGGCTGACGACGCGCCGCCGATCGACGATTCGATCGAACCCGGCAAGCGGCTGATCCGCCTGCCCGCCGACAAGGGACTGTCGCTCGGTGACCGCGTTGCCAATGCGATCACCCGGCTGACCTGGCGCACCCCGCTCCACGCCTTCCGCCTGAAGGGCCGCTTTCCGCTCAAATTGCTAGGCGTTCCGGCCGATCCGGTACCCGGCGACAACCGGGCCGGGACTGCCATTCGCGCCGGCCATTTCCTCCATCGCGGTTTGAAGCTGCCGCTCGGCGAGCTCGACTTTGCGGCGCTGACCGTTGCGCCGACCTTTGCCGACTACCTCCACAGCTTTGCCTGGCTGCGCGATCTCGCCGCCACCGGCACCCGCGCCGACGGAGTGCCGATCGCCGAGGCGGTCGTTCGCCACTGGCTGGGCACGCATGGCGAGACGGTGAGCGAACCGGCGTGGAAGGCCGACAACACCGCGTGGCGCATTCTGTTCTGGGCGAGCCATGCGCCGCTGATCCTGTCGTCGAGTGACCTCGTCTATCGTTCGGCGGTGCTCAATCATCTGGCCCGCGCCGCGCGCCACCTTGACCGCGTCGCCGACAAGACGCGCCCCGGCACCGGCCAGATGGTGGCATGGGTCGGCATCGTCGCCGCGTCGCTGCTGATGCCGGGCGGCGAGCCGCGGCAGGTGTTCGGTGAGGCGGGCCTCCGCAAAGTGCTCGAAACCAGCTTCTACGCTGATGGCGGTAATATCTCGCGCTCACCGCAGGCGCAACTCGACGCGGTGATGGCGCTGTCGATGCTCGCCAAAGTTTATGACATGCGCCGGATGGAGGTGCCGCCGTTCGTCCAGGAGGTGCTGGCGCGTGCCGTCCCGGCGCTGCTTGGGCTGCTGCACAGCGACGGCGGTATGGGCAGCTGGCAGGGCAGCGGCGCGACATCGGCGGCCACTGTTCAGGCGATCGTCGCCGCGAGCGGCGTGCGCACCCGGCCGCTGAAACAGGCACGCGACTGGGGCTATCAGCGGCTGGTCGCCAACAAGGTCGTCCTGCTGACCGACGCCGCGCCGCCGCCGATCGCGCGGGTGACCGAGGCTGGCTGCGCGTCGACGCTGGCGTTCGAACTGTCCGACGGGGACGAACGCATCGTCGTCAATTGCGGCGGCGCCGCGCTGACCGGCGCGACGATCCCCGCCGACCTCGCGCGCGGCCTTCGCACCACCGCCGCCCATTCCACATTGATCCTGGCCGACACCAATTCGACCGCGATACTGCCCAATGGAACGCTCGGCAAAGGGGTGACCGAGGTCGAGCTCGACCGGCGCGAAACGCCGCAGGGCAGCCGCGTCGAGATGAGCCACGACGGCTATGCGCGGCGCCACGGGCTGATCCACCGCCGCCTGCTGATCCTGTCCCCGAACGGCCGCGAGCTGCGCGGCGAGGACATGCTGCTCCCCGCCCCGCGCACCCGGCGCAAGGGCGACAAGGGGTTCGCGCTGCGCTTTCACCTCGGCCGCAATATCTCGGCCAGCCTGACCGCCGATAAGCTGGGCGCGCTACTGCGCATCAATGGCGGGACACTGTGGCAATTCCGCACCTCGGAAGGCGCGCTCGACATCGAGCAAAGCCTGTGGGTCGACGGCGAGGGCCGCCCGCACCCGACCGAACAACTGGTCGTCACCGGCACCACGCCCGCAGGCGGCGCCAGCATCGGGTGGATTTTCAAGCATATCGGGTAG